The Sphingosinicellaceae bacterium genome includes the window CGCCGAACAGCGACATGGTCGCGGGCGTCGAGGAGCGCGGACAGGCAGCGTCGCAATTCGCGGCATTCGGCAGCGTCTGCCGGACCTTCGCGCCGATCTACCGGCAGGTGACGCTGACTGCGCTGCGCAACGCGCTCGTCGCCCCCGCGACCGGAGCCGGGAACAGCCTGTCGCGGATCAGCGGCGACTGGGCCCTTGCCTACGGTGACGTCGTCGCTGCGTGGCACGACTATCTCGCGCACGACAACGACGGCCGGCCGTTCGTCCTGATCGGCCACAGCCAGGGCTCGATGATGCTCAAGCGGCTGATCGCCGAGGAGATCGACGGCAAGCCGGTTTCGGCGCGGATGGTGTCGGCGATCCTGCCCGGCACTGCGGTGCTGGTTCCGAAAGGCAAGGACGTCGGCGGCGACTTCAAGGCGCTGCCGCTGTGCCGCAGCGACCGCCAGACCGGCTGCATCGTCACCTGGGCGAGCTACCGCGACAGCCCGCCGCCACCCGCGAACGGCCTCTTCGGGCGCTCGCCCGATCCGGGACTGGAGGCCGGCTGCACCAACCCGGCCCGGCTCGGCGGCGGTGCGGCACCGCTCGACGGTGTCTTCGGGTTTCCGTGGTGGGTGAAGGGCGTCGTGCAATATCGCCAGCCCGCGACCGGCTGGACGGTCGGCGGCGCGCCTGTGCCGACGCGGTTCGCGCGCATTCCGGGGCTGTTGTCGGGCGAGTGCGTGACGCGGGGCGGTGTCTCGTACCTCGCGGTCCACGTCGATCCGGGTCTTGCCGGCGGGCTAGGCGATCAGGTTGCCGGACCCGACACCGTCGGGGATGCGGCCTACCCGGAGTGGGGCTGGCACGTCATGGACATCACCATCGCGCAGGCCGACCTCGTCCGCCTCGTCGCCCGGCAGACCGAGGCGTGGCGAACGGCCCGGCGCTAGCCGGACCGCTCGCCCCTCGCCCTAGAACGTGACCTTCGCGCGCACGCCGACGGTGCGCGGGCGGGCGTAGGTGTCGCGCGAGCCGGCCTGGTAGACCTGGTAGTAAGTGGCGCGGGCGATGTTGGTGATCTTGACGCCGTTCGACAGGTTGTTGCCGAAGATGCCGAACTCGAGGTGGCCGATCGTGTAGGCGACCGAGGCGCTGAAGTTGTTCGACGCCGGGATCACCGCATACAGCGCGTTGGCGCCGCTCCTGGTCAGGACACCGTCAACCAGCACGGTCGAGAAATTGTTGAAGGTCGTGTGCTGGTTCGACTGGTACTGGTAGTTGCCCTGGATGTGGAGTTCACCCTCGCCGATCGGCTTGTCGTAGAAAATCCCAGCCGTCGCCGTGAACTTCGGGAAATACGGCGTGCGGTCGCCGTCGAACGCACCGACCGTCGGGATATCGCCGTTGGCCTTCGAATCGTTGTACGAGCCGCTCGCCGACAGGGTGATCTCCGGCGTCGCCTTGAACATCGTCTCGAGCTCGAGGCCCTTGCTGGTGATCTTGCCCTTGTTGTCGGTGAAGAAATACGAGCAATCGAGGCGCAGGCGGGTCTGCACGTCGGTCCAATCGATGAAGTAGGCGCTGGCGTTGACGGTGACGCGACCGCCGGCAAGCTTGGCCTTCTCGCCGACCGTGTAGCTCCACAACTTGTCCGGCCCGAAGGTCAGCGGTGCCTCGGTGTAGCCGTACCCAGCGAGGTTCTGGGTGCACTGGCCCGCGACGCCGGTGGTACCGAGCGGCACCGGCTGGTTGCCGCCCCCGTAGCGGAAGCCCTTGGCCGCTTCGCCGTACAGCATGAAGTCGTCGCTGAACTGGTACGAGACGTTGGCGCGCGGGTTGACGCCGTGCGACTTGAGCTTGGCGTTGGTGATCAGCGGGACATGGTCGACGACGCCGTAAACGCCGCTCTCGAACAGGAAGTATTTTTCCTTGAAGTTGAAGTACCGGACGCCGGCGGTCAGGTCGAGCTTGTCGGTCGCGTGCCAGGTGCCGTCGGCGTAGGCCGCGAACTGGCGCTCGTCGACGTCCTGCAGGCCTGAGAAAATGTCGTTCGAACTGAACGCCTTGTCGACCAGCGCCGAGTCGTAAAGGCCATTCGGGGTGTTGAATTTGGCCCCGCCGCACGTCGGCCCGAAAAAGCAGTTCATGTATGACAAGGTATCGAAGCCCGGGGTCGGGATGTCCTGGCCTAGGCGGCGCTTCTGCTTCTCGTAGAAGGCCCCGACTGTCCACTTGATCGGGCCTTCGTTGTGCGACACCAGCCGCGCCTCGACCATGTAATCCTTCAGCTTCTGGTCGATCTGGTAGAGCTCAGCCGGGATCGCGTCGGTGATCGCCTGGTTATAGCTCGTCGGCGCGGTGAATAGGGGATAGCTGCCCTGGCCGATCGGCAGGCCCGTACCGTAGTCCTGGAAGAAATAGCCGATCTGCGGCTCCGGGCTGGCGTCGAAGCCAATCTTGCGGTCGGTATAGGAACCCGTGACGACGAGGTTCGCGAAGCCGAGGTCATAGTCGGCGCCGAGCTGATACAGCCGGAACAGGTCGTTGGTGCCCTCCGGCCCGTTGGTCGACACCGCGAACGGGCGCAGGTCGCTGAGCGTCGAGTTGAGGCCCTTGGCGCGGCTCTTCTCGAAGGTGAAGCTGGCGTCGACGGTCAATTTGTCGGACGGCGTCCAGCGCGCCGCGACGCGGGCCTGGGTGGTGTGGTTGCTGTTGGCGTTCTGCTTGTTCTGCAAGCCGATGTTGTCGATGAAAC containing:
- a CDS encoding DUF3089 domain-containing protein, whose product is MIALLVLATATAAPVDYRQPGTWLCRPGRADACALDAARTVVSLTGTMRAETVKRDPAPKADCFYVYPTASLDPTPNSDMVAGVEERGQAASQFAAFGSVCRTFAPIYRQVTLTALRNALVAPATGAGNSLSRISGDWALAYGDVVAAWHDYLAHDNDGRPFVLIGHSQGSMMLKRLIAEEIDGKPVSARMVSAILPGTAVLVPKGKDVGGDFKALPLCRSDRQTGCIVTWASYRDSPPPPANGLFGRSPDPGLEAGCTNPARLGGGAAPLDGVFGFPWWVKGVVQYRQPATGWTVGGAPVPTRFARIPGLLSGECVTRGGVSYLAVHVDPGLAGGLGDQVAGPDTVGDAAYPEWGWHVMDITIAQADLVRLVARQTEAWRTARR
- a CDS encoding TonB-dependent receptor, producing MSYLRNASALAASISATRGGTSLALLLASAASATFLLPVAAGAQTTPATTTSASALADAAPSNELGDIIVTANRSGAESLQKVPIAVSVVNVTEITRSGQGNLSDLAKFTPSLSITEGAPGYNKFNMRGLATGGYASSDTSDRSLVAVYLDDTPISVQGQTPDLKVYDLERVEILRGPQGTLYGAGSMAGTVRFVTAKPDSGKMFGYSEVDGSYTHHGEGSYNVRGMINVPLVTDVLAVRGNFYVGTDGGFIDNIGLQNKQNANSNHTTQARVAARWTPSDKLTVDASFTFEKSRAKGLNSTLSDLRPFAVSTNGPEGTNDLFRLYQLGADYDLGFANLVVTGSYTDRKIGFDASPEPQIGYFFQDYGTGLPIGQGSYPLFTAPTSYNQAITDAIPAELYQIDQKLKDYMVEARLVSHNEGPIKWTVGAFYEKQKRRLGQDIPTPGFDTLSYMNCFFGPTCGGAKFNTPNGLYDSALVDKAFSSNDIFSGLQDVDERQFAAYADGTWHATDKLDLTAGVRYFNFKEKYFLFESGVYGVVDHVPLITNAKLKSHGVNPRANVSYQFSDDFMLYGEAAKGFRYGGGNQPVPLGTTGVAGQCTQNLAGYGYTEAPLTFGPDKLWSYTVGEKAKLAGGRVTVNASAYFIDWTDVQTRLRLDCSYFFTDNKGKITSKGLELETMFKATPEITLSASGSYNDSKANGDIPTVGAFDGDRTPYFPKFTATAGIFYDKPIGEGELHIQGNYQYQSNQHTTFNNFSTVLVDGVLTRSGANALYAVIPASNNFSASVAYTIGHLEFGIFGNNLSNGVKITNIARATYYQVYQAGSRDTYARPRTVGVRAKVTF